A genomic stretch from Solanum stenotomum isolate F172 chromosome 8, ASM1918654v1, whole genome shotgun sequence includes:
- the LOC125873455 gene encoding protein DEEPER ROOTING 1-like translates to MQLFSWMQNKFNGGQGNKVQTKKQPSKEPRNDEFNGWPDSLLAIGTFGASSSSLKPKNQNDNSEDVNYYNEESSSPDLAEFTPEEVGKLQKELTKLLSKKPAAAAKLAPAEGRQDGNLPLDRFLNCPSSLEVDRRTSSRFSSTNSENYENLDEEEIDRTIRAIIGRCKDHVCKTNNKKTVNGMKSVTFLLKKMFVCSSGFAPTPNLRDTFPESRMEKLLRTILSKKIIPESASRISTKRYLEDRCAPKEEVEEKKRDKTCDGSKWVKTDSDFIVLEI, encoded by the exons AACAGCCGAGTAAAGAACCTCGAAATGACGAATTCAACGGTTGGCCTGATTCATTATTAGCTATTGGAACGTTTGGTGCCAGCAGCAGTTCtctaaaaccaaaaaaccaaaatgATAACTCAGAGGACGTGAATTATTACAATGAGGAAAGTTCCTCTCCAGATTTAGCGGAATTCACACCTGAAGAAGTTGGCAAATTACAAAAAGAATTAACAAAATTACTATCCAAAAAACCCGCGGCTGCTGCTAAATTAGCACCAGCCGAAGGTCGACAGGATGGTAATCTCCCGTTAGACAGATTCCTAAATTGCCCCTCAAGTTTGGAAGTCGATCGAAGAACTTCAAGCAGATTTAGCAGTACTAATTCGGAGAATTATGAAAATCTTGATGAGGAAGAAATTGATAGGACTATTAGAGCAATTATTGGAAGATGCAAGGACCATGTTTGCaaaaccaataataaaaaaacagtAAATGGGATGAAATCCGTAACATTTCTCCTCAAGAAAATGTTTGTTTGCTCAAGTGGTTTCGCACCTACTCCTAACTTGCGAGATACATTTCCCGAATCGAGAATGGAGAAG CTTTTAAGGACAATACTTTCGAAGAAAATAATTCCTGAAAGTGCGTCTAGAATATCAACAAAGAGATATTTAGAGGACCGATGTGCACCAAAGGAAGAAGTGGAAGAGAAAAAACGAGACAAAACTTGTGATGGATCTAAATGGGTCAAAACCGATTCGGATT ttaTTGTTCTGGAAATTTGA
- the LOC125872503 gene encoding sm-like protein LSM1B has product MSWASPEDIYLSTSLASYLDKKLLVLLRDGRKLLGTLRSFDQFANAVLEGACERVIVGEIYCDIPLGLYIIRGENVVLIGELDVDKEELPPHMTRVPEAEIRRAQKAEREATDLKGTMRKRMEFLDMD; this is encoded by the exons ATGTCTTGGGCAAGTCCAGAAGATATTTATCTCTCTACTTCTCTTGCTAGCTATCTTGATA AGAAACTTCTAGTGTTGCTGCGAGATGGGCGGAAGCTTTTGGGGACGCTTCGTTCTTTTGACCAATTTG CTAATGCTGTTCTAGAAGGTGCGTGTGAGCGTGTTATTGTTGGTGAAATCTACTGTGATATTCCATTAGGTCTTTATATTATACGAGGGGAAAATGTCGTGTTAATTGGCGAGTTG GATGTAGATAAGGAGGAACTTCCACCCCACATGACTCGTGTCCCAGAAGCTGAGATAAGAAGG GCCCAAAAAGCAGAAAGGGAGGCTACAGATCTTAAAGGTACAATGAGAAAGAGGATGGAATTCCTTGATATGGATTGA
- the LOC125872489 gene encoding exocyst complex component EXO70A1-like — translation MEPPGNDVVAFESAEKIILRWDSTASEDAREKMIFAGDRYEIERYLQAVDEIQRSMEFATLSDDQNKANSAIQIAMARLEDEFRNILIAHTTPMEAESLTDSSPLPEEDYEDDSPLTKDLEHQESNSSCSYRPTNSIREIDLMPSDAIYDLRCIAERMILAGYLRECIQVYGSVRKSAVDSSFRKLGIEKLSIGDIQRLEWEILETKIRRWIRAAKVCVRILFASEKKLCEQIFEGLGTGTDDACFMETIKGPAIQLFNFAEAISISRRSPEKLFKILDLHDALSDLLVDIEIVFDSKSSESIRVQAVEILSRLAEAARGILSEFENAVLREPSKVPVPGGTIHPLTRYVMNYISLISDYKQTMSELIVSKPSTGSRYSSDPNTPDMDFAELESQTPLALHLIWIAVILQFNLEGKSKCYRDTSLTHIFMMNNVHYIVQKIKGSPELREMVGDDCLRKLTGKFRQAATNYQRSTWVNVLHCLRDEGLHVKGSFSSGVSKSALRERFKTFNAMFEEVHRTQSTWLIPDTQLREELRISVSEKLIPAYRSFLGRFRSHIESGRHPENYIKYSGEDIETAVLDFFEGYQVSQHIRRRSE, via the coding sequence ATGGAGCCACCGGGAAACGACGTTGTTGCGTTTGAGTCAGCTGAGAAGATAATACTCCGGTGGGATTCCACGGCGTCGGAAGATGCTAGAGAGAAGATGATCTTCGCCGGAGATCGATATGAGATCGAGCGGTACTTGCAAGCTGTTGATGAAATCCAACGGTCGATGGAGTTTGCTACACTTTCCGATGACCAGAACAAAGCTAATAGTGCGATCCAGATCGCTATGGCTCGGCTTGAAGATGAGTTTCGGAATATACTCATAGCTCATACGACTCCTATGGAAGCTGAATCTCTTACTGACAGTAGTCCTTTGCCTGAAGAAGACTACGAGGATGACTCGCCGTTGACCAAGGACTTGGAGCATCAAGAGAGTAACAGCAGCTGTAGTTATCGACCTACAAATAGCATTCGTGAAATCGATCTAATGCCTTCTGATGCAATTTATGATCTCCGATGCATCGCCGAGCGAATGATTTTGGCCGGATATCTTCGGGAGTGTATTCAGGTGTATGGCAGTGTACGGAAGTCTGCAGTGGACTCGAGTTTCCGCAAGCTTGGGATAGAGAAGCTGAGTATCGGAGATATCCAGAGATTAGAATGGGAAATTCTAGAAACGAAGATCCGGCGGTGGATACGAGCTGCAAAAGTATGCGTTCGGATACTTTTCGCTAGTGAGAAGAAACTCTGTGAGCAAATCTTCGAAGGTTTAGGTACTGGCACGGACGATGCTTGTTTCATGGAGACTATCAAAGGTCCAGCTATTCAGCTATTCAATTTTGCTGAAGCCATTAGCATTAGTCGGAGATCACCGGAGAAGTTGTTTAAGATATTGGATCTTCATGATGCTTTATCGGATTTACTAGTGGACATTGAGATTGTTTTCGATTCAAAATCTTCGGAGTCAATTAGGGTTCAAGCTGTAGAGATATTATCTAGGTTAGCGGAGGCTGCAAGAGGGATATTATCTGAATTTGAAAATGCAGTGCTTCGAGAACCTTCCAAGGTTCCTGTACCTGGAGGGACAATTCATCCCTTGACTAGGTATGTTATGAACTACATAAGTTTAATCTCAGACTACAAACAGACCATGTCTGAATTGATTGTCTCAAAGCCATCAACAGGGTCAAGGTATTCGAGTGATCCTAACACTCCTGATATGGATTTTGCGGAGTTAGAATCACAGACCCCGTTGGCGCTGCATTTGATCTGGATTGCTGTGATTTTGCAGTTCAATTTGGAAGGTAAGTCTAAGTGCTATAGAGATACTTCATTGACACATATATTTATGATGAACAATGTACATTATATTGTCCAGAAGATTAAAGGGTCACCTGAGCTAAGGGAGATGGTAGGGGATGATTGTTTAAGGAAATTAACAGGGAAATTTAGGCAAGCAGCTACCAACTACCAGAGATCAACCTGGGTTAATGTTTTGCATTGCTTGCGAGATGAGGGTTTACATGTTAAAGGCAGTTTTTCATCTGGGGTGTCTAAGAGTGCGTTGAGAGAGCGGTTTAAGACCTTCAATGCTATGTTTGAAGAGGTACATAGGACTCAGTCCACCTGGTTGATACCGGATACCCAGCTCCGAGAGGAGCTGCGTATTTCTGTATCTGAGAAGTTGATCCCAGCTTATAGATCATTTCTCGGAAGGTTCAGGAGTCATATTGAGAGTGGGAGGCATCCAGAAAACTATATCAAGTATTCCGGTGAGGACATTGAGACTGCTGTCTTGGATTTCTTCGAGGGGTACCAAGTTTCACAGCACATAAGAAGAAGATCTGAATGA